Below is a window of Camelina sativa cultivar DH55 chromosome 11, Cs, whole genome shotgun sequence DNA.
AAATGTGAGGTCATTGTTATCAAAAACCCCTAAACCTGAAATATGTTTGTGAAATTTATATACCTCTCGTATTCTGCTTGTTTCAATATCACTTTTCACTCTCACGTCTTTGACTTTTAGATATAAGTATTGTCGATGTGCAAATTGATTTATGTTGAACTTTTcttgcactacaagaaaacagcctGGAACTGATGGTCGGGGGAAAGtccttagaccatctccaatagtcttccctattttttcctcttaCAACGATCTGATTGATTTTGTTCGGATTTATGGAAGGTTAGAAAATATGTCCATCCATGTGTTATAGCTCCCCGCTCCTGTGTTACTATTCTGACTCGCCGTTCTTGGAGAATAATCGATCCCAGCATCCTTCAGCCTACAACGATCCAACAAAGATATTCTACTTGTTGGGCGCATGTTTTAATTCGGCAGTTTGAAGCCCTGTTGAAGCTTCATGGTAAAATGGCCAGGGATGAATACCTGATAGTCGATGATCTTATCCGACTTACAGAANNNNNNNNNNNNNNNGGGGGGGGGGGGGTAATGGTGTTGGCTCTTTATATCAAGCTCATGAAGCTCTTACAGTTCATGGTATCAGATCTACACTGGTTAGTAACTGTTTGTttatctcaataatttttttgctgAAGCATTCTTTGCTTCTATTCGAGGTTTTGTATATCATATACCTGATTGTTCTATTTTGGATGTTAACGTCTGCTTGTTAAATGTGAGGtcattgttataaaaaaacCGTAAACTTGAAAGATGTTTGTGAAATTTCTCGTATTCTGCTTGTTTCAATATCGCTTTTCACTCTCACGTCTTTGACTTTTAAATATAAGTACTGTCTTGCACATTTGGAGATTGATTTATGTTGAACTTTTGTTGCACTACAAGAAAGCAGCCTGACACTGATGGGCATATCCATCGGTAATCCGTCAGGAAGTtccttagaccatctccaatggttttctctatttttttttctataactaaaactCACCCCTATTAGATTTGTTAATAACCTGACAGTTTAGTTTGTATTTGCGAGTTTTTAGTGTAAAATTTCATCACTAATCTAATTTGAGGTAAAATGTGAAGCACGAGGACTGGGTTGATATGTACACATACGTTTTCTAATAGCGATGTTGTCTGtacaatatataagaaataaactCTTTTGGTGTTATGTGCTCGTGGATTAAATGGGTGTAAGTTATGTATACTATATCATTGCCAACGCCAAACTCAAGCTGGCTTTTATaaataaagactcaaaaagacgtGCTGATTTTGATAAAATCTCAGAGCTTCCACCAGTATTGTCTTAGGCGTGGTTCCTGATCAAAAGTTCATCCATTTCTGGTTCACATAACAAGGAAACAATACAAATCTATCTGTCCAAACCcgaaacaaaacatcaaaaaaaaaaaaagctaagctTGAGATACATATCGAGTTGCAGCGTACTGAGTGAACATTCCAAAAAGCTAGTTTTGCCAATTCAATGAGATTACACCAAGAGATATCAATGATGCAGCAGCATTACTTCTTGTCTTCTGCTTTTCTCGGCTGCAAAACACCATAAAACCAGACACAAAAGGTTCAGTAACAGACCTGAAAACTCTACCCATAAAGAAAACACTATAGAGTTATACATCTCGGCTGCAACACAAAGATTACAAAAGTCAGTAAGAAACCTGCAAATATTACACAGTACACACAGAGAAAATGCTTGAAATGTAACTGATTCATATCAGCTTAAACATCATATGATGCGGTTTCCAAAGTTTTGTACTTTCTAGACTCAAAATGAGACAAAATGAGACAGACCTTAACACCAGGAGCCTCTTGGAGAATCTCTTCATCAGGGATAAGCACAGGCCACTGCTCACCAGCTTCACGAAACATCTGCTCTGTCTCAAGATAATTACCTTTATCAAGAATCATCTTTCGAATCGACTGAGCAGATGTTGCAGCTGCATCAAAAGCTTCCTCAACACCATTCACAAAGGTGACAGTGATCTGCGGCGGCTGCTCATCTGTTCTACGTTTCACCAAAACCTGACAATTCGGATTCGACTCTTTGGCCTTCCTTGCATTGCACTGAGCCAAGAACTCAACACAAGACGCGAGTCTCGGATCCAATGTGTTGAACTCAATTCTTACTTTTGATAGAAACTTCAACATCTTCTTccccaaagcaaaaaaaaaaccctaatttcacaaATTCCCAATTAAGATTCCATTAAAATCAGAGAAATGATTGTGAAATCTATAAGGAAAAATTGATATTTAGATAATAACATCGTAACTTCGagattcataaaaaaaatatagagatttgAAGATGAACCTTTGAGCATACAAACCTAATAAGTTTAGATCACACAGAGAATGAGATATAAAACGAGGTTCTAACGAGAGTAAAGGTTTCGAGTTTTACCTGTCGACGGTAGTGTCTCCGGTGAGAGATTTGGGGGAAGtgattgtgaagaagaagaagactgaagaACGGGTTTCGATTAGATTTTAGCCGGttcactcttttcttctttattccCTCTGATTCGGTTTAGATTTTGGCCGGTTCGGTTTGTGATGGAAACCAAATGAAATGATGTGTCAATCGTAACCTAACATTATTGAACAGTTTGTAGTAAATTATACACTAGCTAATTTAAGTCTggctattatttttttactaactaatttccttttttttttttatgttgacaaaaaaaaagtcttattttttagtttgtagGTTTCATATTGAACTTGGTTCACACCTTTCACACTACATGTATGCAGGTCCGGCTCAAGTTTTTGTTGGACCttgtgcaaattttttttttttttgagttattaattgtagatttcataaatttatgattatttttatcaaaatattgaATATCGAGGGCTCAAAaccttataatatttttttgaaaaaatgaaacCCAGTGTAAAAGCACCGTTGGCACCGCATCAGTGCCGTCGCTGCATGTATGAATAggtccaacttttttttttttttttgtaaaataggttccaaatttataaatgttttgaaatttgtcttcaatttaataaaattatctgAAAACcttcattaatttctttttaatttttttttttggacttcaATTTTTCAAGACTCTTCCTCTTAAAAatgatagtaaaacaaaaaaaatgattgagaACGGAatgaactaaaataaataatgtttttgaaaattacaatATCGTATAAACTAGGATTAATagtgttatttttattttttttctacatagaTTTTTAACACCCTTGTTGGATATAGCAtataatctttttataaaaaaaaataacgaaacataaaaacttgttaaatactaatttaacaaaatcaCGTTTTTAAGACACAAGAAATGACCGACCGCTATAAAGTCATTTCGACGGTTTTAGTCATTATAATTataatggtaaaaaaaataagaaaatcacgTTTTCAAAACATAAGAACGTAAAAAAGTGTTACTGTAAATCAGTCGTCAGTCGTCACCATTAGATTATTCTTTGTTTGACAAATCACAAACATTAGAGAACCGTGGACTAGGGCcatcttaaattatttataggCGCATATGCAATTTGTTATCAAATGGCCAGTAGCAAGAAGATTGGggacataataataatattatccgATGAGGACGTTGGTACAAAGTTGAGTATTGTTCATGTAAATAAGTTAATACTGGTGGCGTTGAATAATTATAAACTAATTCACACATGTTCTTTTGCTTCTCTATAGCATCCATGATCCACCACACATGCAAGTTCATGTAGACAATTTTGCTAAACgaaaaatttctaaattagaAATGGGGGAGAAACATTTAGGTAGTATGAAAAGAAGATGATCACCTAAACAGTGTGAAGTTTGACATAACAATATAATATTGATAAGatcattcaatttttttgttaatatactcATAAGTCATAGTATCAACTCTTTGGTTGGTGGCCTAACACATGTTCATTGAGAAGAACAGTAAACAAATTTGGCTTCTAACTACTCtagtttcaaatttaataaagtttaaaataaattcaatttATTACTTCATCCCAGTATTTAAATATTGTCATATTATACGTTTAGCTTCTTGGTTTTGGATATCAAAATTTATCTAAATGTATATTTCTTGAGTTTGGAATGGCAAAAGAAATTaagatattattaaattaaaaattctattaaatatataaaaatgctaaagtttttttttttttttgggacacaCACAATTAAAATACTAAAGCTAAAATTGACTTTCTAgcatttttctcctttttttacaaaaaatgtgACAAGAATATTGATTCACACACACGAACGCATGACTAAAGTCTACAACAGAAGTTATACAACTCAAAAGTTCCAAACGCAATCCAATTCCTCCGCACCGGCTAAAACGGACGGGTTATGACCGTCGAAAGATCTACCGGGAAATTGAGTTTCTTGACCGTCAAGCAACATCTTCATTAGGGAATAGTTGTCTTGTAGAAACAGAGGATCAGAATAAAACAGAGAACCAGAACCGTCTTTGGACTCGTGGACAAGACTCTTGTCTTCGTTTTCTTGGTCGGAGAAGCAGGTCACGTGAGTTGAGGACGAACCGGGGAAAGAGTCTTGTTGAGAACAATCCATCAACAAAGGTAAACCGGCAGGTTCAATTCGGTTATTAATGCGAGAATCAAGCATTGACATTGGAATCTTTGTACCATCGGCACGTTTCTGGAATACACGACATATAACCCATTCGTTCTACATTcataaacaaccaaacaaagatATTAATTTCCTTCAagtccacaaaaacaaaacacacaaaagtctctttatgttattattattaccttaGCTGTTTGGGGAAGGTTTTCAATAGAGTATTTGCCTTCTAAACGATACTCGTGCATGACCCAATTGGTTTTTACTCCTTTAGGAGCTCTTCCTTTATAGAAAACCAAAGTTTTCTTCATACCAACAAGTGATTTCCCTTTGAAAATCTCTTTGTCTTTACCTGTGGCTTTCCAATAACCGGCTTCTGTTTCCCGGTTTGTCCTTAAACCGGTTGGATATTTCCGGTCTCTTACACAAAAGAAATACCATTCTTTCTCCCCCATCTTAGCCTTCCCTGGTTTACCAAAAGCAACCATATATATGGTCAGAACCAATTGGGTCATGCATGAGTATAAGGTAGTGAAACATAGAACGGTTCGTGAAGAGATAAGGTAGTGAAACTTACAAGGTAAGTCCCAAGGCTCGATCTTGTTGAGATCAACTTCACCAATGGCAGTAGCAGAGAAGAAAGTGTTGAAAACCTTTTGCTTGAGGTAGTGGGTTATGAGTTCTTCATCAGTAGGGTGAAATCTGAATCCTGGTGGTAGATCAatctgttcttcatcttctaccATTTCGCAGATTCTTGATGCCTGGTAGTCCATTTTAATCCTATTAGGGTTTCTAAGAAACAATAGAAagtttgatattttcttgtaagatcttttttttttttttttttggagatgaagagagagagagagaagaacaaagttGGGGTTTTTAAGAGAAGAGGAAAGGGTTTGAGCAAAGAAGCTCCTCTCTATATACTAGTTTTCATTTGAGAACTAAGaacacaaatatttattattattttagtattgACCAATAATTGGTCAATTTTTTCGTATTATCAAGTTCTTCTTTCGAACAATTATTTTGTACCTAAATTCAAGAGTTTCACCtactataaagaaaaataaaatctgatatctcacttctatataaatgggtttaatatatattataacaaatatcagaaaatgctatttttagttttcttaataggatagagaaagagaagatgcGTAGATTGTAAGGCAACTTAAGATGTGTAGTTCTCAAATATCgttttcaattaaaaataaaccttTCTATTTCAAGAACTTTAATATTTCCAAGTTTCAATTTGACCAGGAACACTTCACCTGTAACTCCCTGtcccttttttgtttatgtgataAGAACAATCTTATCACCATTAAATCGTGATGTTTTTGTCCATTCTTTATAACTCATTATCAACtcattagattttctttttttagtaaaCTATAATCAAATGAGTTTGGAATTATGAACGTTGTTACTACTATGTAAAGTTACGTGTCATTTCTTTTTACCAGAAGACTTTTTTTTACTAggtctttcttttttgaaacaaaagaatgaCTTTATTAACATTTACTAGTTACGGTACGTACGGGTCACTATTATTGGTGTTTTTATTTAGGATAACTATAAGGAAAAAAGTTCACATGGTTAgatataaattgttttatttgcttAACAAATGTTATCCATCtcgtgagaaaaaaaaaaagtatgcatGCATGAACCTTGAAAAGTATAGTTTTATAAACTAAAGCAAGTGTTCCTTTTGTCTTATCCAATTTCTACCGTTATAAgaaactatataattattaaagttCATTGATATATTGGATAAAAAACGATCTTCATGTGAAGATGggtaatgatgatgaatgatgaggatggtgatgatgaaattCTGTTAAGACTTTGGATACATTTTGAACAACCTTACTTACCTTCGCCATATTATATGTGGAGTTTGTGTTCTTTTGATGATCGAATCACGTGTTTTGTTCATACGAGGTTGTCATTTGCCACTTTATNNNNNNNNNNNNNNNNNNNNNNNNNNNNNNNNNNNNNNNNNNNNNNNNNNNNNNNNNNNNNNNNNNNNNNNNNNNNNNNNNNNNNNNNNNNNNNNNNNNNNNNNNNNNNNNNNNNNNNNNNNNNNNNNNNNNNNNNNNNNNNNNNNNNNNNNNNNNNNNNNNNNNNNNNNNNNNNNNNNNNNNNNNNNNNNNNNNNNNNNNNNNNNNNNNNNNNNNNNNNNNNNNNNNNNNNNNNNNNNNNNNNNNNNNNNNNNNNNNNNNNNNNNNNNNNNNNNNNNNNNNNNNNNNNNNNNNNNNNNNNNNNNNNNNNNNNNNNNNNNNNNNNNNNNNNNNNNNNNNNNNNNNNNNNNNNNNNNNNNNNNNNNNNNNNNNNNNNNNNNNNNNNNNNNNNNNNNNNNNNNNNNNNNNNNNNNNNNNNNNNNNNNNNNNNNNNNNNNNNNNNNNNNNNNNNNNNNNNNNNNNNNNNNNNNNNNNNNNNNNNNNNNNNNNNNNNNNNNNNNNNNNNNNNNNNNNNNNNNNNNNNNNNNNNNNNNNNNNNNNNNNNNNNNNNNNNNNNNNNNNNNNNNNNNNNNNNNNNNNNNNNNNNNNNNNNNNNNNNNNNNNNNNNNNNNNNNNNNNNNNNNNNNNNNNNNNNNNNNNNNNNNNNNNNNNNNNNNNNNNNNNNNNNNNNNNNNNNNNNNNNNNNNNNNNNNNNNNNNNNNNNNNNNNNNNNNNNNNNNNNNNNNNNNNNNNNNNNNNNNNNNNNNNNNNNNNNNNNNNNNNNNNNNNNNNNNNNNNNNNNNNNNNNNNNNNNNNNNNNNNNNNNNNNNNNNNNNNNNNNNNNNNNNNNNNNNNNNNNNNNNNNNNNNNNNNNNNNNNNNNNNNNNNNNNNNNNNNNNNNNNNNNNNNNNNNNNNNNNNNNNNNNNNNNNNNNNNNNNNNNNNNNNNNNNNNNNNNNNNNNNNNNNNNNNNNNNNNNNNNNNNNNNNNNNNNNNNNNNNNNNNNNNNNNNNNNNNNNNNNNNNNNNNNNNNNNNNNNNNNNNNNNNNNNNNNNNNNNNNNNNNNNNNNNNNNNNNNNNNNNNNNNNNNNNNNNNNNNNNNNNNNNNNNNNNNNNNNNNNNNNNNNNNGTGGAGTTTGTGTTCTTTTGATGATCGAATCACGTGTTTTGTTCATACGAGGTTGTCATTTGCCACTTTATTTTGTTCCTAGCTTAAATCCTCATCATTTCGTTTGGTTTATGGATCGTTATTACAAGGTTAATTGATGTTTTCCATactctttattttttcatttaactGATTTATCAGACTCGAAATGAGAAAGATATAGTATATGTTTGACAAGTTGACAGgagcaaaaaaatattatagcaCAAAAAGAATATAAGACCAGGCTAACTAGAGGCATATATAGACTCGAAAGTATAGTACTTacttatctttatttattttcttgatcgTGACATATTCTTgaaagaatttgaaattcaaTAAGGAGTCCATGATGCCTTCGTAGCCAAGCCAACGTTATGGCTTCAGAAGCAAATCATGTTACTTGGAAAGCTTCACGATAGAAATATTTGCTTTGTTAGTTATTTTGAAAATCTCTGTCCCACACTAAAATATATGACTCGTTATATATGTTTACATGCATCTACATCCGACTAAAGAAC
It encodes the following:
- the LOC104724311 gene encoding uncharacterized protein LOC104724311; this encodes MLKFLSKVRIEFNTLDPRLASCVEFLAQCNARKAKESNPNCQVLVKRRTDEQPPQITVTFVNGVEEAFDAAATSAQSIRKMILDKGNYLETEQMFREAGEQWPVLIPDEEILQEAPGVKPRKAEDKK
- the LOC104724312 gene encoding NAC domain-containing protein 92, coding for MDYQASRICEMVEDEEQIDLPPGFRFHPTDEELITHYLKQKVFNTFFSATAIGEVDLNKIEPWDLPWKAKMGEKEWYFFCVRDRKYPTGLRTNRETEAGYWKATGKDKEIFKGKSLVGMKKTLVFYKGRAPKGVKTNWVMHEYRLEGKYSIENLPQTAKNEWVICRVFQKRADGTKIPMSMLDSRINNRIEPAGLPLLMDCSQQDSFPGSSSTHVTCFSDQENEDKSLVHESKDGSGSLFYSDPLFLQDNYSLMKMLLDGQETQFPGRSFDGHNPSVLAGAEELDCVWNF